In one Phyllostomus discolor isolate MPI-MPIP mPhyDis1 chromosome 8, mPhyDis1.pri.v3, whole genome shotgun sequence genomic region, the following are encoded:
- the EPN3 gene encoding epsin-3 isoform X1: MTTSALRRQVKNIVHNYSEAEIKVREATSNDPWGPPSSLMSEIADLTFNTVAFAEVMGMLWRRLNDSGKNWRHVYKALTLLDYLLKTGSERVAHQCRENLFTIQTLKDFQYIDRDGKDQGVNVREKVKQVMALLRDEERLRQERTHALKTKERMALEGMAMGSGQLGFSRRHGEDYGRSRGSPSSYNSSSSSPRYTSDLEQARPQTSGEEELQLQLALAMSREEAEKPVPPASPRDEDLQLQLALRLSRQEHQKEVRSWRGDDSPMANGAGAAVRRQQDRKPEREERKEEDKLKTSQSSILDLVDIFAPATAPPSTHCSADPWDIPGLKSNIEPSGSSWPSADPWSPVPSGSILSRSQPWDLPPTLSSSEPWGRTPVLPAGTPTTDPWAQNSSHHQLPNTGADPWGALVETSNTPALGGTSTFDPFAKLPVSTETKEGLEGAQAPPSGKPSSPVELDLFGDPIPSSKQNGTKEPDAFDLSVVGEALTQPSKEARARTPESFLGPSASSLVNLDSLVKAPQAAKTRNPFLTDFSAPSPTNPFGGVELGRPTLNQMRTGSPALGLAAGRPIGTPLSSMTYSTSLPLPLSSVPAGVSLPASVSVFPRAGAFTPPPSSLPPPLLPASDSTGPLHPNPQASTNPFL; this comes from the exons ATGACGACCTCCGCGCTGCGGCGCCAGGTGAAGAACATCGTGCACAACTACTCCGAGGCGGAGATCAAGGTGCGCGAGGCCACCAGCAATGACCCCTGGGGCCCGCCCAGCTCGCTCATGTCGGAGATTGCCGACCTGACCTTCAACACGGTGGCTTTTGCTGAGGTCATGGGCATGCTGTGGCGGCGGCTCAATGACAGCGGCAAGAACTGGAGGCACGTGTACAAGGCGCTGACCCTGCTGGACTACCTGCTGAAGACAGGCTCCGAGCGGGTGGCCCACCAGTGCCGGGAGAACCTCTTCACCATCCAGACGCTCAAGGACTTCCAGTACATCGACCGCGATGGCAAAGACCAGGGCGTCAACGTGCGCGAGAAGGTCAAGCAGGTGATGGCCCTGCTCCGAGACGAGGAGCGCCTCCGGCAGGAGCGGACCCATGCCCTCAAGACCAAGGAGCGCATGGCGCTGGAGGGCATGGCCATGGGCAGCGGGCAGCTGGGCTTCAGCCGCCGCCACGGCGAGGACTACGGCCGCTCTCGGGGTTCCCCGTCCTCCTACAACT CTTCCTCCTCGTCCCCCCGCTATACCTCAGACCTGGAGCAGGCCCGGCCCCAGACGTCGGGAGAAGaggagctgcagctgcagctggccCTGGCCATGAGCCGGGAGGAGGCTGAGAAG CCggtccccccagcctcccccagggaCGAGGacctgcagctgcagctggcTCTGCGCCTGAGCCGGCAGGAGCACCAGAAG GAGGTGAGGTCCTGGCGGGGAGATGACTCCCCCATGGCCAACGGTGCTGGGGCCGCAGTTCGCCGTCAGCAGGACAGAAAGCccgagagagaagagagaaaggaggaggacaAGCTGAAAACCAGCCAG TCCTCCATCCTGGACTTGGTGGACATCTTTGCACCTGCCACAGCCCCGCCCTCCACACACTGCTCTGCTGACCCATGGGACATCCCAG GTCTCAAGTCCAACATAGAGCCCAGTGGCTCCTCCTGGCCTTCTGCAGACCCCTGGTCTCCAGTCCCCTCAGGAAGCATCCTGTCCCGAAGCCAGCCATGGGACCTGCCCCCTACGCTGTCCTCCTCTGAGCCCTGGGGCCGGACCCCAGTGCTGCCTGCTGGAACCCCCACTACAGATCCCTGGGCGCAGAACTCCTCCCACCACCAACTCCCCAACACTGGGGCTGACCCTTGGGGGGCCTTAGTGGAAACCTCCAACACACCAG CTCTAGGTGGCACCTCAACCTTTGACCCATTTGCCAAACTTCCAGTATCCACAGAGaccaaggaggggctggagggggcccaggccccgccctccgggAAACCCAGCAGTCCTGTGG AGCTGGACCTGTTTGGAGACCCCATCCCCAGTTCCAAGCAAAATGGTACCAAGGAGCCAGATGCCTTTGACCTGAGTGTAGTGGGAGAAGCCCTAACCCAGCCTAGCAAAGAAGCCCGAGCTCGCACTCCTGAGTCCTTCCTGGGCCCCTCAGCCTCTTCCTTGGTCAACCTTGACTCCTTAGTCAAGGCACCCCAGGCTGCGAAGACCCGGAACCCCTTCCTGACAG ATTTCAGCGCTCCATCCCCCACCAACCCGTTCGGCGGGGTCGAACTGGGCAGGCCGACCCTGAACCAGATGCGAACCGGGTCGCCGGCGCTGGGCCTGGCTGCCGGCCGGCCGATAGGGACGCCGTTGAGCTCCATGACCTACagcacctccctgcccctcccactcagCAGCGTGCCAGCTGGCGTGAGCCTCCCCGCCTCAGTCAGCGTCTTCCCAAGGGCTGGCGCCTTCACGCCGCCGCCCTCCAGCCTGCCGCCACCGCTGCTGCCCGCATCGGACTCTACTGGGCCTCTCCATCCCAACCCCCAGGCCAGCACCAACCCCTTCCTCTGA